In the Brassica napus cultivar Da-Ae chromosome A7, Da-Ae, whole genome shotgun sequence genome, one interval contains:
- the LOC106354504 gene encoding auxilin-like protein 1 isoform X1 — translation MEYEKPPSATTFSRKMTSRSHSHSLSFSANAVYDGVFSSPANAKSPLVDYGEIFRGSGPSPSSIPFLDVPELNVGKVKVDVRSSKLDYGSVFGGFGGCGDFAVTPSEVIVRPEKKERRSRRKGGSSSDEVKNLTSSPEMVRMKHSDILLHQTKENGTAHLTQVQAMSGPGPTQVVGDVSPLQKIVQGSENGTTCSSHVPIVAAPTQVVDNISNPLLKIGQRSENGTIRSGQVPVVAAPTQVVHNTSLLQKVESKTPIPSVEEVQASRKRRSKTEVDYEKIFVRDESSTRDNSTCKTDSIAERRDVKPPSSLLQRTLNGESGASERLMGFSSGLPERFHQAEVDDDSPSSPPFFDAETDIDSSAAASSAALKKALEEAQVRMNIAKQMMERKKSGFRSSAKLKTCDESPKVEVKNEAVVSSQVEDKRDEQVEEKLQENSPQVLGEVVKSSEQSFSNEGDQHAKRARKQWDVPEGLLNSTSDHKREEVKEQEDVKLEEEQARKARKHWDLPGGIFKSVMKSKQQEPESLAPAKTESDAKQEVQPLTENPFYTFGQLGSKIKGVVEAFTGSKVSQKNESHATEEEKSILPQMVHCEEGGDSHEMLAGIPVTEAEEIQQQTESRGETKQEVKSESKMSILAEECSEKMEKETGWQVKTSCDSEDGPECGVIVFQENPDPTYSFLDQESEKEIVSRPQEMLVSPDDTKSDVREVEEIPTPNESLSTTQLDESVGTMVSFAKESTPEPGNIHEETEHKAPRRRRVWKTSEDVYNMIRAPKGNKRHWQLPSVETETTQRSFQMEGVRIHDSSEEIESTSEQASDSGLQENWTVLKQMFRQMFQTTDTTKGEDETYCLVESEKEHIDIHQEAGDENGKETSYCQITGTDRDEQNEVETENKAYGHTIENEELESEQETNCREEEGNVEVHGKTSLVRELIGEEEPDATGMASDQEGEYVPEVFEEAGWAHGLSELDEIREHPDSHAEMLEYDRSETDSNKSCEKFDQTRELAEETKIDCSVDTDTSRSSFETRQGDSHTEEVGFEQDLRDQFHEKNSAASSTEEHVEEIDTDSIQSGWSVDDKIKSYVEESLAAHMQDGGASKVEEIEEPKEESDDMETSLSEENNEDKTEQEHRFECQKEEVDRNNVESAESSCCLPKGDEEIGAAANINMKENEGEESCRSSTSDASQKEADRVEKHLKKKDEAKEKERAKEKERSMVERAIREARERAFADAKERAGKAAMEKAKARVPRRVASDGPRRSEKASVEGNDKLSSAEKASMQAKLRAERAAVERALSEARERALEKALSGKFDASQTRSYGGSKSFGSSGDRRGSSSSQVTENKSSGPSSSSNQTAKGEPIQRCKARSERHQRTSERAAEALAEKKLRDLKVQKEEAERNRLSEALDADVKRWSNGKENNLRALLSTLQYILGAESGWKPIPLTDLVSSASVRKAYRKATLYVHPDKLQQRGASTQQKYICEKVFDLLKEAWNKFGADER, via the exons ATGGAGTACGAGAAGCCTCCCTCTGCTACTACCTTCTCCAGGAAGATGACTAGCCGTAGCCACAGCCACAGCCTCAGCTTCAGCGCCAATGCCGTGTACGACGGCGTTTTCTCATCTCCGGCGAACGCGAAGTCTCCTCTCGTTGATTACGGCGAGATATTCCGCGGCTCGGGTCCTTCTCCGTCTTCGATTCCGTTTCTCGATGTCCCCGAGCTCAACGTTGGTAAGGTTAAAGTCGATGTTAGGAGCTCCAAGCTCGATTACGGTTCGGTGTTTGGAGGGTTCGGAGGTTGCGGTGATTTCGCTGTTACTCCCAGCGAAGTGATCGTTAGGCCTGAGAAGAAGGAAAGAAG GAGTCGTAGGAAAGGTGGAAGCTCTTCTGATGAGGTCAAGAATCTAACTTCTTCACCTGAGATGGTTAGGATGAAGCATTCTGATATATTACTTCACCAGACAAAAGAGAATGGGACAGCTCATCTTACTCAAGTTCAAGCTATGTCTGGTCCTGGTCCTACTCAGGTTGTTGGTGACGTTAGTCCGTTGCAGAAGATTGTCCAGGGCAGTGAAAATGGGACTACTTGCTCTAGTCACGTTCCCATTGTAGCTGCTCCTACTCAAGTGGTTGATAACATCAGCAATCCGTTGCTGAAGATTGGTCAGCGCAGTGAGAATGGGACTATTCGTTCTGGTCAGGTTCCTGTTGTGGCTGCTCCTACTCAAGTGGTTCATAACACGAGTCTGTTGCAGAAGGTTGAGAGTAAAACACCTATTCCATCAGTTGAGGAAGTCCAGGCTTCTAGAAAGCGGAGATCTAAAACTGAGGTGGATTACGAGAAGATCTTTGTTCGAGATGAAAGCAGCACGCGTGATAACTCCACGTGCAAGACTGATTCTATTGCTGAGCGTCGGGATGTGAAGCCACCTTCAAGCTTGCTGCAGCGTACACTCAACGGTGAAAGTGGAGCGTCTGAGAGATTAATGGGTTTCAGTTCAGGGCTTCCGGAGAGGTTTCATCAAGCTGAAGTTGATGATGATTCTCCAAGCTCACCTCCATTCTTTGATGCTGAGACAGATATAGATTCTTCTGCTGCTGCGTCTTCCGCGGCGTTGAAAAAGGCTTTAGAAGAGGCTCAAGTGAGAATGAATATCGCAAAACAAATGATGGAAAGGAAAAAATCAGGTTTTCGCAGTTCCGCTAAACTGAAAACTTGTGATGAGTCCCCTAAAGTTGAAGTAAAAAATGAAGCTGTGGTAAGTTCTCAAGTTGAAGACAAAAGGGACGAACAAGTTGAAGAaaaactacaagaaaacagtcCTCAAGTTCTTGGTGAAGTGGTGAAGTCTTCTGAACAATCATTCTCAAACGAGGGAGATCAGCATGCAAAGAGAGCTCGGAAGCAGTGGGATGTTCCTGAAGGACTTTTAAATTCAACCTCAGACCATAAGCGGGAAGAGGTGAAAGAACAAGAAGACGTGAAGCTAGAAGAAGAACAAGCCAGAAAAGCTCGTAAACACTGGGACTTACCTGGAGGGATATTCAAATCAGTTATGAAGAGTAAGCAGCAGGAGCCAGAAAGCCTTGCACCAGCCAAAACTGAATCTGATGCAAAACAAGAAGTGCAACCATTGACTGAGAACCCCTTCTACACATTTGGACAGCTGGGTAGTAAAATAAAAGGTGTTGTAGAGGCCTTCACGGGAAGCAAGGTTTCACAAAAGAATGAGTCGCATGCAACAGAGGAGGAAAAATCTATCCTCCCTCAAATGGTTCACTGTGAAGAAGGCGGCGACTCACATGAGATGTTAGCTGGTATTCCAGTCACGGAAGCGGAGGAGATCCAGCAACAAACTGAGAGTAGAGGCGAAACCAAACAAGAAGTGAAgtctgaatccaaaatgtctaTTCTTGCGGAAGAGTGTTCAGAGAAGATGGAGAAAGAAACAGGATGGCAAGTTAAAACTTCTTGTGATTCCGAAGATGGACCTGAGTGTGGTGTAATAGTTTTCCAAGAAAACCCTGACCCAACTTACAGTTTTCTAGATCAGGAGAGTGAGAAGGAGATAGTTTCTAGGCCGCAGGAGATGTTAGTTAGTCCTGATGATACCAAATCAGACGTAAGGGAAGTGGAAGAGATTCCAACACCTAATGAGAGCTTGAGTACAACTCAATTAGATGAAAGTGTTGGAACGATGGTGTCTTTTGCGAAAGAAAGCACTCCTGAGCCAGGAAACATACACGAGGAGACAGAGCACAAGGCTCCCAGGCGAAGAAGAGTTTGGAAGACCTCTGAAGACGTCTACAATATGATAAGGGCACCGAAGGGAAACAAAAGGCATTGGCAGCTACCAAGTGTTGAAACAGAAACTACACAGAGGTCCTTTCAAATGGAAGGTGTAAGGATCCATGATTCTAGTGAGGAAATAGAAAGCACATCTGAGCAAGCCAGTGATTCAGGATTGCAAGAAAATTGGACCGTTCTTAAACAAATGTTTAGGCAGATGTTCCAGACAACAGATACTACTAAGGGAGAGGATGAAACTTATTGCTTGGTGGAATCTGAAAAGGAGCATATTGATATCCATCAAGAAGCTGGAGACGAGAATGGGAAAGAAACTTCTTACTGCCAAATTACGGGTACAGATAGAGATGAACAGAATGAGGTGGAGACGGAGAATAAAGCCTACGGACATACAATAGAAAATGAAGAATTGGAGTCTGAACAAGAAACAAACTGTAGAGAAGAGGAAGGTAACGTAGAAGTGCATGGAAAAACGTCTTTGGTCCGTGAACTAATTGGAGAAGAAGAGCCGGATGCTACTGGAATGGCTAGTGACCAAGAAGGTGAATATGTACCGGAAGTATTTGAAGAAGCTGGATGGGCTCATGGACTTTCTGAACTTGATGAGATCAGAGAGCATCCAGATTCTCATGCTGAAATGCTTGAATATGATCGTAGTGAGACGGATTCAAACAAATCTTGCGAGAAATTTGACCAAACGCGGGAACTAGCGGAGGAAACCAAGATCGACTGTAGCGTAGATACTGACACCAGCAGGTCATCTTTTGAAACTAGACAAGGTGATTCACATACTGAGGAGGTTGGCTTCGAGCAGGATCTCAGGGATCAGTTCCATGAGAAAAACAGTGCTGCCAGTAGCACGGAAGAGCACGTTGAAGAAATAGATACTGATTCAATTCAAAGTGGTTGGAGCGTTGACGATAAAATCAAGTCTTATGTTGAGGAAAGTTTGGCTGCTCATATGCAGGATGGAGGGGCAAGTAAGGTTGAAGAAATAGAGGAACCCAAAGAAGAATCTGATGACATGGAAACAAGTCTAAGTGAAGAGAATAATGAAGATAAGACGGAACAAGAGCATCGGTTTGAGTGCCAAAAGGAGGAGGTAGATCGAAACAATGTAGAGTCAGCCGAGTCTTCCTGTTGTTTGCCCAAAGGAGATGAAGAAATTGGCGCAGCAGCTAAtataaacatgaaagaaaatgaGGGAGAGGAGAGTTGTCGATCATCTACTTCTGATGCTTCACAAAAAGAAGCAGACCGAGTTGAGAAACATctgaaaaagaaagatgaagcaaaagaaaaagaaagagcgaaagagaaagagagatcaaTGGTAGAAAGAGCTATCCGTGAAGCCCGGGAAAGAGCCTTTGCTGATGCTAAGGAAAGAGCAGGAAAAGCCGCAATGGAGAAAGCAAAGGCGAGAGTTCCCCGAAGAGTGGCTTCCGATGGTCCAAGGAGATCAGAGAAGGCATCTGTTGAGGGAAATGATAAGTTGTCATCAGCTGAGAAGGCTTCAATGCAAGCCAAACTCAGAGCCGAGCGTGCTGCTGTAGAGAGAGCACTCTCTGAGGCCAGAGAACGTGCCTTGGAAAAGGCATTGTCCGGTAAGTTTGATGCTTCTCAAACAAGAAGTTATGGTGGCAGCAAGTCGTTTGGCTCTTCTGGTGATAGACGAGGCTCCTCATCTTCT CAGGTTACAGAGAACAAAAGTTCGGGTCCCTCTAGTTCTTCAAACCAGACTG CCAAAGGTGAGCCAATCCAGAGATGCAAAGCTAGATCTGAGAGACACCAGAGAACATCTGAGCGTGCG GCAGAAGCTCTTGCAGAGAAGAAACTTCGTGATCTCAAAGTCCAGAAAGAGGAGGCAGAGAGAAAT AGGCTCTCGGAAGCTCTTGATGCTGATGTCAAACGGTGGTCGAATGGAAAGGAAAACAACCTGCGGGCATTGCTCTCAACACTCCAATAC ATACTTGGAGCAGAGAGTGGATGGAAACCAATCCCTCTCACTGATCTTGTTTCAAGTGCTTCTGTGAGAAAAGCTTACCGAAAGGCAACTCTTTACGTTCATCCCGACAAGCTTCAACAACGTGGCGCATCCACACAACAGAAGTACATTTGCGAAAAGGTTTTTGACCTTCTCAAG GAAGCGTGGAACAAATTTGGTGCAGATGAACGATAA
- the LOC106354504 gene encoding auxilin-like protein 1 isoform X2, with product MEYEKPPSATTFSRKMTSRSHSHSLSFSANAVYDGVFSSPANAKSPLVDYGEIFRGSGPSPSSIPFLDVPELNVGKVKVDVRSSKLDYGSVFGGFGGCGDFAVTPSEVIVRPEKKERRSRRKGGSSSDEVKNLTSSPEMVRMKHSDILLHQTKENGTAHLTQVQAMSGPGPTQVVGDVSPLQKIVQGSENGTTCSSHVPIVAAPTQVVDNISNPLLKIGQRSENGTIRSGQVPVVAAPTQVVHNTSLLQKVESKTPIPSVEEVQASRKRRSKTEVDYEKIFVRDESSTRDNSTCKTDSIAERRDVKPPSSLLQRTLNGESGASERLMGFSSGLPERFHQAEVDDDSPSSPPFFDAETDIDSSAAASSAALKKALEEAQVRMNIAKQMMERKKSGFRSSAKLKTCDESPKVEVKNEAVVSSQVEDKRDEQVEEKLQENSPQVLGEVVKSSEQSFSNEGDQHAKRARKQWDVPEGLLNSTSDHKREEVKEQEDVKLEEEQARKARKHWDLPGGIFKSVMKSKQQEPESLAPAKTESDAKQEVQPLTENPFYTFGQLGSKIKGVVEAFTGSKVSQKNESHATEEEKSILPQMVHCEEGGDSHEMLAGIPVTEAEEIQQQTESRGETKQEVKSESKMSILAEECSEKMEKETGWQVKTSCDSEDGPECGVIVFQENPDPTYSFLDQESEKEIVSRPQEMLVSPDDTKSDVREVEEIPTPNESLSTTQLDESVGTMVSFAKESTPEPGNIHEETEHKAPRRRRVWKTSEDVYNMIRAPKGNKRHWQLPSVETETTQRSFQMEGVRIHDSSEEIESTSEQASDSGLQENWTVLKQMFRQMFQTTDTTKGEDETYCLVESEKEHIDIHQEAGDENGKETSYCQITGTDRDEQNEVETENKAYGHTIENEELESEQETNCREEEGNVEVHGKTSLVRELIGEEEPDATGMASDQEGEYVPEVFEEAGWAHGLSELDEIREHPDSHAEMLEYDRSETDSNKSCEKFDQTRELAEETKIDCSVDTDTSRSSFETRQGDSHTEEVGFEQDLRDQFHEKNSAASSTEEHVEEIDTDSIQSGWSVDDKIKSYVEESLAAHMQDGGASKVEEIEEPKEESDDMETSLSEENNEDKTEQEHRFECQKEEVDRNNVESAESSCCLPKGDEEIGAAANINMKENEGEESCRSSTSDASQKEADRVEKHLKKKDEAKEKERAKEKERSMVERAIREARERAFADAKERAGKAAMEKAKARVPRRVASDGPRRSEKASVEGNDKLSSAEKASMQAKLRAERAAVERALSEARERALEKALSGKFDASQTRSYGGSKSFGSSGDRRGSSSSVTENKSSGPSSSSNQTAKGEPIQRCKARSERHQRTSERAAEALAEKKLRDLKVQKEEAERNRLSEALDADVKRWSNGKENNLRALLSTLQYILGAESGWKPIPLTDLVSSASVRKAYRKATLYVHPDKLQQRGASTQQKYICEKVFDLLKEAWNKFGADER from the exons ATGGAGTACGAGAAGCCTCCCTCTGCTACTACCTTCTCCAGGAAGATGACTAGCCGTAGCCACAGCCACAGCCTCAGCTTCAGCGCCAATGCCGTGTACGACGGCGTTTTCTCATCTCCGGCGAACGCGAAGTCTCCTCTCGTTGATTACGGCGAGATATTCCGCGGCTCGGGTCCTTCTCCGTCTTCGATTCCGTTTCTCGATGTCCCCGAGCTCAACGTTGGTAAGGTTAAAGTCGATGTTAGGAGCTCCAAGCTCGATTACGGTTCGGTGTTTGGAGGGTTCGGAGGTTGCGGTGATTTCGCTGTTACTCCCAGCGAAGTGATCGTTAGGCCTGAGAAGAAGGAAAGAAG GAGTCGTAGGAAAGGTGGAAGCTCTTCTGATGAGGTCAAGAATCTAACTTCTTCACCTGAGATGGTTAGGATGAAGCATTCTGATATATTACTTCACCAGACAAAAGAGAATGGGACAGCTCATCTTACTCAAGTTCAAGCTATGTCTGGTCCTGGTCCTACTCAGGTTGTTGGTGACGTTAGTCCGTTGCAGAAGATTGTCCAGGGCAGTGAAAATGGGACTACTTGCTCTAGTCACGTTCCCATTGTAGCTGCTCCTACTCAAGTGGTTGATAACATCAGCAATCCGTTGCTGAAGATTGGTCAGCGCAGTGAGAATGGGACTATTCGTTCTGGTCAGGTTCCTGTTGTGGCTGCTCCTACTCAAGTGGTTCATAACACGAGTCTGTTGCAGAAGGTTGAGAGTAAAACACCTATTCCATCAGTTGAGGAAGTCCAGGCTTCTAGAAAGCGGAGATCTAAAACTGAGGTGGATTACGAGAAGATCTTTGTTCGAGATGAAAGCAGCACGCGTGATAACTCCACGTGCAAGACTGATTCTATTGCTGAGCGTCGGGATGTGAAGCCACCTTCAAGCTTGCTGCAGCGTACACTCAACGGTGAAAGTGGAGCGTCTGAGAGATTAATGGGTTTCAGTTCAGGGCTTCCGGAGAGGTTTCATCAAGCTGAAGTTGATGATGATTCTCCAAGCTCACCTCCATTCTTTGATGCTGAGACAGATATAGATTCTTCTGCTGCTGCGTCTTCCGCGGCGTTGAAAAAGGCTTTAGAAGAGGCTCAAGTGAGAATGAATATCGCAAAACAAATGATGGAAAGGAAAAAATCAGGTTTTCGCAGTTCCGCTAAACTGAAAACTTGTGATGAGTCCCCTAAAGTTGAAGTAAAAAATGAAGCTGTGGTAAGTTCTCAAGTTGAAGACAAAAGGGACGAACAAGTTGAAGAaaaactacaagaaaacagtcCTCAAGTTCTTGGTGAAGTGGTGAAGTCTTCTGAACAATCATTCTCAAACGAGGGAGATCAGCATGCAAAGAGAGCTCGGAAGCAGTGGGATGTTCCTGAAGGACTTTTAAATTCAACCTCAGACCATAAGCGGGAAGAGGTGAAAGAACAAGAAGACGTGAAGCTAGAAGAAGAACAAGCCAGAAAAGCTCGTAAACACTGGGACTTACCTGGAGGGATATTCAAATCAGTTATGAAGAGTAAGCAGCAGGAGCCAGAAAGCCTTGCACCAGCCAAAACTGAATCTGATGCAAAACAAGAAGTGCAACCATTGACTGAGAACCCCTTCTACACATTTGGACAGCTGGGTAGTAAAATAAAAGGTGTTGTAGAGGCCTTCACGGGAAGCAAGGTTTCACAAAAGAATGAGTCGCATGCAACAGAGGAGGAAAAATCTATCCTCCCTCAAATGGTTCACTGTGAAGAAGGCGGCGACTCACATGAGATGTTAGCTGGTATTCCAGTCACGGAAGCGGAGGAGATCCAGCAACAAACTGAGAGTAGAGGCGAAACCAAACAAGAAGTGAAgtctgaatccaaaatgtctaTTCTTGCGGAAGAGTGTTCAGAGAAGATGGAGAAAGAAACAGGATGGCAAGTTAAAACTTCTTGTGATTCCGAAGATGGACCTGAGTGTGGTGTAATAGTTTTCCAAGAAAACCCTGACCCAACTTACAGTTTTCTAGATCAGGAGAGTGAGAAGGAGATAGTTTCTAGGCCGCAGGAGATGTTAGTTAGTCCTGATGATACCAAATCAGACGTAAGGGAAGTGGAAGAGATTCCAACACCTAATGAGAGCTTGAGTACAACTCAATTAGATGAAAGTGTTGGAACGATGGTGTCTTTTGCGAAAGAAAGCACTCCTGAGCCAGGAAACATACACGAGGAGACAGAGCACAAGGCTCCCAGGCGAAGAAGAGTTTGGAAGACCTCTGAAGACGTCTACAATATGATAAGGGCACCGAAGGGAAACAAAAGGCATTGGCAGCTACCAAGTGTTGAAACAGAAACTACACAGAGGTCCTTTCAAATGGAAGGTGTAAGGATCCATGATTCTAGTGAGGAAATAGAAAGCACATCTGAGCAAGCCAGTGATTCAGGATTGCAAGAAAATTGGACCGTTCTTAAACAAATGTTTAGGCAGATGTTCCAGACAACAGATACTACTAAGGGAGAGGATGAAACTTATTGCTTGGTGGAATCTGAAAAGGAGCATATTGATATCCATCAAGAAGCTGGAGACGAGAATGGGAAAGAAACTTCTTACTGCCAAATTACGGGTACAGATAGAGATGAACAGAATGAGGTGGAGACGGAGAATAAAGCCTACGGACATACAATAGAAAATGAAGAATTGGAGTCTGAACAAGAAACAAACTGTAGAGAAGAGGAAGGTAACGTAGAAGTGCATGGAAAAACGTCTTTGGTCCGTGAACTAATTGGAGAAGAAGAGCCGGATGCTACTGGAATGGCTAGTGACCAAGAAGGTGAATATGTACCGGAAGTATTTGAAGAAGCTGGATGGGCTCATGGACTTTCTGAACTTGATGAGATCAGAGAGCATCCAGATTCTCATGCTGAAATGCTTGAATATGATCGTAGTGAGACGGATTCAAACAAATCTTGCGAGAAATTTGACCAAACGCGGGAACTAGCGGAGGAAACCAAGATCGACTGTAGCGTAGATACTGACACCAGCAGGTCATCTTTTGAAACTAGACAAGGTGATTCACATACTGAGGAGGTTGGCTTCGAGCAGGATCTCAGGGATCAGTTCCATGAGAAAAACAGTGCTGCCAGTAGCACGGAAGAGCACGTTGAAGAAATAGATACTGATTCAATTCAAAGTGGTTGGAGCGTTGACGATAAAATCAAGTCTTATGTTGAGGAAAGTTTGGCTGCTCATATGCAGGATGGAGGGGCAAGTAAGGTTGAAGAAATAGAGGAACCCAAAGAAGAATCTGATGACATGGAAACAAGTCTAAGTGAAGAGAATAATGAAGATAAGACGGAACAAGAGCATCGGTTTGAGTGCCAAAAGGAGGAGGTAGATCGAAACAATGTAGAGTCAGCCGAGTCTTCCTGTTGTTTGCCCAAAGGAGATGAAGAAATTGGCGCAGCAGCTAAtataaacatgaaagaaaatgaGGGAGAGGAGAGTTGTCGATCATCTACTTCTGATGCTTCACAAAAAGAAGCAGACCGAGTTGAGAAACATctgaaaaagaaagatgaagcaaaagaaaaagaaagagcgaaagagaaagagagatcaaTGGTAGAAAGAGCTATCCGTGAAGCCCGGGAAAGAGCCTTTGCTGATGCTAAGGAAAGAGCAGGAAAAGCCGCAATGGAGAAAGCAAAGGCGAGAGTTCCCCGAAGAGTGGCTTCCGATGGTCCAAGGAGATCAGAGAAGGCATCTGTTGAGGGAAATGATAAGTTGTCATCAGCTGAGAAGGCTTCAATGCAAGCCAAACTCAGAGCCGAGCGTGCTGCTGTAGAGAGAGCACTCTCTGAGGCCAGAGAACGTGCCTTGGAAAAGGCATTGTCCGGTAAGTTTGATGCTTCTCAAACAAGAAGTTATGGTGGCAGCAAGTCGTTTGGCTCTTCTGGTGATAGACGAGGCTCCTCATCTTCT GTTACAGAGAACAAAAGTTCGGGTCCCTCTAGTTCTTCAAACCAGACTG CCAAAGGTGAGCCAATCCAGAGATGCAAAGCTAGATCTGAGAGACACCAGAGAACATCTGAGCGTGCG GCAGAAGCTCTTGCAGAGAAGAAACTTCGTGATCTCAAAGTCCAGAAAGAGGAGGCAGAGAGAAAT AGGCTCTCGGAAGCTCTTGATGCTGATGTCAAACGGTGGTCGAATGGAAAGGAAAACAACCTGCGGGCATTGCTCTCAACACTCCAATAC ATACTTGGAGCAGAGAGTGGATGGAAACCAATCCCTCTCACTGATCTTGTTTCAAGTGCTTCTGTGAGAAAAGCTTACCGAAAGGCAACTCTTTACGTTCATCCCGACAAGCTTCAACAACGTGGCGCATCCACACAACAGAAGTACATTTGCGAAAAGGTTTTTGACCTTCTCAAG GAAGCGTGGAACAAATTTGGTGCAGATGAACGATAA